The proteins below are encoded in one region of Scleropages formosus chromosome 19, fSclFor1.1, whole genome shotgun sequence:
- the LOC108939448 gene encoding pleckstrin homology domain-containing family G member 4B-like isoform X2, protein MNPDSLDSSIQGALAALYPPFEATAPTVLSQLFRVIEERYRGDALQCLLDFLIPAKHILESVQQAACATYSDVLFRCEGWPLCLREKVVIQLASINPLLLHPGDFYLQVEPFADQAARIVLKSLLEEYRQIEEMPLPETSYPCIFTEEWLRCINEGRHGTPLRRCLLSTDQGIVKVPWAQVAKPEFVDKPKATTSSPMPLESSTSYPQGPHCPSAFSVETRILPAKDGIAVSLRLVDSGCSQLIKVNQCKPAGKPVGWVAPNTWDSHSDRELEGDYVDLVEFTKEKEALAFDRGLPLQKLPALRPVRPAPPVPCRDSTHPSPPTQSQDPEPCGHTLRFSKEPCTPCLTRRLAESCRLKEPRCRYRESYLEALQNPVSFEKGGTLAILEESSTNETDSASPASESEPPPYCHALHCCPELVEDQGPCLPGVENTSPDQQSRNSHPGRVLSHSCSSVSETYRKSPAMQAQAKRSISDVCPEMIPRVHVMQCKKGSAFGLMSPKTDKRRSIKQDVTQSSKAETPSSLPVVNGHQKKLLTAQADKSSESLVFSPSSQLSLFPANSSSALLHLGIACLPGSRDRNGRAVVELYGDHQGWRSPLVTSQELCKLLLYFHSIPRREVGDLGMTLVTDARKMPPPPTFYKALLLMQEQALNAVHCVLLLVDKEISPRPEKQPGLQMEIMTSLKALHKVVEGHQLTTNLEGTFPYSHVDWLQLHQKLNPFMLDLRDAASLLQNAIQKFEGNQKVDTAKDAQQRIHAQKTLMKEVLEDTQLVALQREGGAMLARLRREESRFAHSEDYRDYMDAVSSLYNVVEERVHMLVRSSNQSLQHLEFLLKLRELEEKFNKIQQWFSAEGERRLLEAESVEDSLERVEQTLQSFNSFLIQATKHQAMTLVTEAEAIQGSSYAETEIFRTMVYTFKSGLADFLSRAEQCRGELETMVNLCRFCEKATELAKDCREYLEQIKSHSQLNKEDLVNLKKYREQFSEYSVEFFQEIKAQACALKGSRGMRIWNVAWLRCQEVHQLLEERLHSSVKVKQPLEIPAGQEPKDGLESPLSALSTCVITSPPKASLCDSDRSSAEPVEVSMTEEGVTEQAVSSGAVHSVVESGEMNPTTGAEHITTRGAETDSTPMGPSGCEWFPWHQGLGRSLSEGSNRGSILTELQRHNPSHSHNQPSCQMLQAAQHFQVSRHGSFCSEDSGCGPGACSLDTETLDLSSGHNLMSEGTTSLNGGEAKAHFLRLQRIVEELLVTEREYVRSLGYILDHYYPLLERPDVPQDLRGQRGRVFGNLEKLHDFHHHCFLKELEGCLQEPVHVGRCFLKHRESFHLYALYSKNKPQSDSLLIHHSHDFFQKKQREMGDNMDLSSYLLKPVQRISKYNLLLQDMLKECEALHGSERARIQAALEMVRFQLRHGNDLLAMDDIQDCDVNLKEQGQLICQDEFLVSFRKKKCFRHIFLFQDLILFSKTKKTAVGNDIYIYKQSFKTSDIGMTHNSGDSGLCFEIWFRRRKSQDTYILQAKSAEVKEVWTRDLGQILWEQAVRNRELRMQERVFMGMGSKPFMDIQPSEAAICDRAVKCTLTGRVLQEEVVLSRPNSISSGSSGSASDSNSSSSSGRGSLPPTGYLCSHAQEPESHQEISTGAVKEDDVEIESVNLLMDSSESSGESVSGFSGSDRSCQSVTGGEADDTSSISSSLCSKTHGKPLYFRERVSPVVSRRRPLTTPIPQALNSPQGSGKVQAMAPARKSTEV, encoded by the exons AACCCCGATTCACTGGACTCCTCAATCCAGGGGGCCCTTGCGGCCCTCTACCCACCCTTTGAGGCTACAGCACCTACTGTCCTCAGCCAACTCTTCCGTGTGATCGAGGAGCGTTACCGGGGCGATGCGCTCCAGTGCCTGTTGGACTTCCTCATCCCTGCCAAGCACATCCTGGAGAGTGTGCAGCAGGCAGCCTGT GCGACGTACTCTGACGTGCTGTTCCGCTGTGAGGGCTGGCCGCTGTGCTTGCGGGAGAAGGTGGTAATTCAGTTGGCCTCCATCAaccccctgctgctgcacccagGGGACTTCTACCTTCAGGTGGAGCCCTTCGCTGACCAGGCCGCCCGTATTGTTCTCAAGAGCCTGCTGGAGGAGTACCGGCAGATAGAGGAGATGCCCCTTCCTGAGACCTCCTATCCCTGCATCTTCACAGAAGAGTGGCTGAGGTGTATCAACGAGGGTCGCCATGGGACCCCGCTGCGCCGCTGTCTGCTCTCCACGGACCAGGGCATTGTGAAAGTACCATGGGCGCAGGTGGCCAAACCCGAATTTGTGGATAAACCCAAAGCTACAACATCCTCCCCTATGCCCCTGGAAAGCTCTACAAGCTACCCTCAGGGTCCCCACTGTCCTTCTGCATTCTCTGTAGAGACCCGGATCCTACCTGCGAAGGACGGCATTGCTGTGTCTCTGCGGCTAGTGGACAGCGGCTGCTCCCAGCTCATCAAGGTGAACCAGTGCAAACCAGCTGGCAAACCCGTAGGCTGGGTGGCCCCAAACACCTGGGACAGCCATAGTGACAGGGAACTTGAGGGTGACTATGTGGACTTGGTGGAGTTCACCAAGGAAAAAGAGGCTCTGGCCTTTGACAGAGGCCTGCCACTGCAGAAGCTCCCTGCCCTCCGACCTGTGAGGCCAGCCCCTCCAGTTCCCTGCCGGGACTCCACGCATCCATCTCCTCCGACCCAGTCCCAGGACCCAGAGCCTTGTGGGCACACACTCAGGTTCTCAAAGGAACCCTGCACGCCATGTTTGACGAGGCGGCTAGCTGAGAGCTGCAGGCTTAAGGAGCCCCGGTGCAGGTATCGGGAATCCTACTTAGAAGCCCTGCAGAACCCTGTTAGCTTTGAGAAAGGTGGGACACtggccatcctggaggagtccAGCACTAATGAAACCGATAGTGCATCTCCTGCCTCAGAGAGTGAGCCACCGCCTTACTGTCATGCCCTCCACTGCTGCCCAGAGCTTGTCGAGGACCAGGGACCCTGTCTGCCTGGAGTGGAGAATACCTCACCAGACCAGCAAAGCAGGAACAGTCATCCAGGGAGAGTCCTCTCGCACTCTTGCTCCTCCGTCTCCGAGACCTACAGAAAAAGCCCTGCAATGCAAGCACAGGCCAAGCGGAGTATCAGCGATGTCTGCCCAGAAATGATTCCTCGTGTTCATGTAATGCAGTGTAAAAAGGGTTCAGCTTTTGGACTGATGTCCCCAAAAACAGACAAACGGAGAAGCATCAAACAAG ATGTCACCCAGAGCAGCAAAGCTGAAACTCCATCCTCCTTGCCTGTTGTCAATGGACATCAGAAGAAGCTCCTGACAGCCCAGGCTGATAAAAGCTCAGAGTCCCTGGTCTTCAGTCCATCCTCCCAGCTCAGTCTATTTccagcaaacagcagcagcgctCTTCTTCACTTAGGAATTGCTTGTCTTCCAG GCAGCCGAGATCGGAATGGCAGAGCCGTAGTGGAGCTGTATGGAGACCACCAGGGTTGGAGATCTCCACTGGTCACCAGCCAGGAGCTGTGCAAGCTGCTGCTCTACTTCCACTCCATTCCAAG gAGGGAAGTGGGAGACCTTGGAATGACCCTGGTAACAGATGCCAGAAAGATGCCACCACCCCCAACATTCTACAAAGCCTTGCTTCTGATGCAA GAACAGGCCCTCAATGCAGTGCACTGTGTCCTCCTGCTGGTGGACAAAGAAATCAGCCCTCGGCCTGAGAAGCAACCTGGACTGCAG ATGGAAATCATGACATCGCTAAAAGCGTTGCACAAGGTGGTGGAAGGACATCAGCTGACGACGAATTTGGAAGGCACCTTTCCATACAGCCACGTAGACTGGCTGCAGCTGCACCAG AAACTGAATCCCTTCATGCTGGACCTACGAGATGCTGCCAGTTTACTCCAGAATGCTATCCAGAAATTTGAGGGAAACCAAAAGGTTGATACAGCAAAG GATGCACAGCAGCGCATACATGCACAGAAGACTCTGATGAAGGAGGTTCTGGAGGACACTCAACTGGTTGCTTTGCAGAGAGAAGGGGGAGCTATGTTGGCCAGGCTCAGGAGGGAGGAATCTCGATTCGCACATTCAGAGGACTACCG CGATTACATGGACGCAGTGAGCAGCCTGTACAATGTGGTGGAGGAACGGGTGCATATGCTGGTGAGGAGCTCCAACCAGTCTCTTCAGCATCTGGAGTTTCTACTCAAACTCAGGGAGCTGGAGGAAAAATTCAACAAG ATTCAGCAGTGGTTCAGTGCTGAGGGGGAGCGGCGCTTGCTAGAGGCTGAATCTGTGGAGGATTCCCTTGAGAGGGTGGAGCAGACCCTTCAAAGTTTCAACTCCTTCCTCATCCAGGCCACC AAGCACCAGGCCATGACTTTGGTGACAGAAGCTGAGGCAATCCAGGGGTCATCCTATGCAGAGACAGAGATATTTCGGACCATGGTGTACACATTCAAATCTGGACTCGCAGACTTCTTGTCACGAGCAGAACAATGccgtggtgagctggagaccATGGTTAACCTGTGTCGTTTCTGTGAGAAG GCCACTGAACTTGCCAAAGATTGTAGGGAGTACCTGGAGCAAATAAAATCCCACAGCCAACTAAATAAGGAAGATCTTGTCAATCTCAAGAAGTATCGTGAACAATTCAGTGAGTATTCGGTAGAGTTCTTCCAGGAGATCAAGGCACAAGCGTGTGCTCTGAAGGGCTCCAGGGGGATGCGGATCTGGAATGTGGCCTGGCTCCGATGCCAAGAAGTCCATCAGCTGCTAGAGGAAAGACTGCACAGTTCTGTAAAAGTTAAGCAGCCTCTTGAAATTCCAGCTGGACAAGAACCTAAAGACGGTCTGGAGTCTCCATTATCAGCACTTTCTACTTGTGTGATCACATCACCTCCCAAAGCTTCTCTGTGTGACTCGGACAGAAGTTCAGCAGAACCTGTTGAGGTTAGCATGACAGAAGAAGGGGTGACAGAACAAGCTGTAAGTAGTGGGGCAGTGCACAGTGTAGTGGAAAGCGGAGAAATGAATCCAACTACCGGAGCAGAACATATCACAACACGTGGAGCTGAGACTGACTCTACACCTATGGGTCCTAGTGGCTGTGAATGGTTTCCATGGCATCAAGGCTTGGGGAGGTCTTTGAGTGAAGGCTCCAACAGGGGCTCCATCCTCACTGAGCTGCAGCGTCACAACCCATCCCACAGTCACAACCAACCCTCCTGCCAAATGCTGCAGGCTGCCCAGCACTTCCAAGTCTCTCGTCACGGCAGCTTCTGCTCAGAGGACTCTGGCTGCGGACCAGGTGCCTGCAGCCTGGACACAGAGACCTTAGACTTGTCCTCCGGTCATAATCTGATGAGTGAGGGAACCACATCTTTGAACGGAGGAGAGGCAAAGGCCCACTTTCT GCGGTTACAGCGCATTGTGGAGGAGCTGCTGGTCACAGAGAGGGAATATGTACGCTCTCTGGGCTATATTCTGGATCATTACTACCCCCTTCTGGAGCGGCCCGACGTGCCCCAGGACTTAAGGGGTCAACGGGGAAGAGTCTTTGGCAACCTGGAGAAGTTGCATGACTTCCACCACCATTGCTTCCTTAAGGAGCTGGAGGGCTGCCTGCAGGAGCCCGTCCATGTGGGCCGCTGCTTCCTGAAACAC AGAGAAAGTTTCCATCTCTATGCACTCTACAGCAAGAACAAGCCACAGTCTGACTCGCTGCTCATTCACCACAGTCATGACTttttccag AAGAAACAAAGGGAGATGGGGGACAATATGGACCTGTCATCCTACCTGCTGAAGCCAGTGCAGCGGATCAGCAAGTACAACTTGTTGCTGCAGGACATGCTGAAGGAGTGTGAGGCACTGCATGGAAGCGAGAGGGCCAGGATCCAGGCGGCTTTAGAGATGGTTCGCTTCCAGCTACGCCACGGCAATGACCTCCTCGCCATGGATGACATCCAGGACTGTGAT GTGAACTTGAAGGAGCAGGGCCAGCTGATTTGTCAGGATGAGTTTCTGGTGTCCTTCAGAAAGAAGAAGTGCTTCCGCCACATCTTCCTCTTCCAAGATCTCATCCTGTTTAGCAAGACCAAGAAGACAGCTGTGGGGAATGACATCTACATCTACAAGCAGTCTTTCAAG ACTTCTGACATTGGCATGACGCACAATTCCGGGGACAGCGGGCTGTGCTTTGAGATCTGGTTCAGACGGAGGAAGTCACAGGACACCTACATCTTGCAAGCAAAAAGTGCAGAGGTGAAGGAGGTCTGGACCCGAGACCTAGGACAAATCCTATGGGAGCAGGCAGTGCGCAACAGAG AGCTCCGGATGCAGGAGAGAGTGTTCATGGGAATGGGGAGCAAGCCCTTCATGGACATCCAGCCAAGTGAAGCGGCTATCTGTGACAGGGCAGTCAAGTGTACTCTCACTGGAAGAG TGCTTCAAGAAGAGGTTGTTTTGTCCCGACCCAACTCCATCAGTTCAGGGAGCAGCGGATCGGCGTCTGACAGCAACTCGTCTTCCTCCTCAGGGCGAGGGTCCCTCCCACCCACAGGCTACCTCTGTAGCCACGCCCAAGAACCTGAGTCCCACCAGGAAATTTCTACAGGGGCTGTGAAAGAGGATGATGTGGAGATCGAGAGTGTTAACCTCCTTA TGGACAGCTCTGAGTCCTCAGGGGAGAGCGTCAGTGGGTTCAGTGGCTCTGACCGCAGCTGCCAGTCGGTGACCGGTGGAGAGGCAGACGACACATCCTCCATTTCCTCCTCTCTGTGCTCTAAGACCCATGGAAAGCCCCTGTATTTCCGGGAACGCGTCTCTCCCGTGGTTTCCCGAAGGAGACCCCTCACTACCCCAATACCACAAGCCCTGAATTCTCCACAAGGCTCTGGAAAG GTTCAAGCAATGGCTCCTGCGAGGAAATCAACAGAGGTGTGA
- the LOC108939448 gene encoding pleckstrin homology domain-containing family G member 4B-like isoform X1, whose translation MNPDSLDSSIQGALAALYPPFEATAPTVLSQLFRVIEERYRGDALQCLLDFLIPAKHILESVQQAACATYSDVLFRCEGWPLCLREKVVIQLASINPLLLHPGDFYLQVEPFADQAARIVLKSLLEEYRQIEEMPLPETSYPCIFTEEWLRCINEGRHGTPLRRCLLSTDQGIVKVPWAQVAKPEFVDKPKATTSSPMPLESSTSYPQGPHCPSAFSVETRILPAKDGIAVSLRLVDSGCSQLIKVNQCKPAGKPVGWVAPNTWDSHSDRELEGDYVDLVEFTKEKEALAFDRGLPLQKLPALRPVRPAPPVPCRDSTHPSPPTQSQDPEPCGHTLRFSKEPCTPCLTRRLAESCRLKEPRCRYRESYLEALQNPVSFEKGGTLAILEESSTNETDSASPASESEPPPYCHALHCCPELVEDQGPCLPGVENTSPDQQSRNSHPGRVLSHSCSSVSETYRKSPAMQAQAKRSISDVCPEMIPRVHVMQCKKGSAFGLMSPKTDKRRSIKQDVTQSSKAETPSSLPVVNGHQKKLLTAQADKSSESLVFSPSSQLSLFPANSSSALLHLGIACLPGSRDRNGRAVVELYGDHQGWRSPLVTSQELCKLLLYFHSIPRREVGDLGMTLVTDARKMPPPPTFYKALLLMQEQALNAVHCVLLLVDKEISPRPEKQPGLQMEIMTSLKALHKVVEGHQLTTNLEGTFPYSHVDWLQLHQKLNPFMLDLRDAASLLQNAIQKFEGNQKVDTAKDAQQRIHAQKTLMKEVLEDTQLVALQREGGAMLARLRREESRFAHSEDYRDYMDAVSSLYNVVEERVHMLVRSSNQSLQHLEFLLKLRELEEKFNKIQQWFSAEGERRLLEAESVEDSLERVEQTLQSFNSFLIQATEQKHQAMTLVTEAEAIQGSSYAETEIFRTMVYTFKSGLADFLSRAEQCRGELETMVNLCRFCEKATELAKDCREYLEQIKSHSQLNKEDLVNLKKYREQFSEYSVEFFQEIKAQACALKGSRGMRIWNVAWLRCQEVHQLLEERLHSSVKVKQPLEIPAGQEPKDGLESPLSALSTCVITSPPKASLCDSDRSSAEPVEVSMTEEGVTEQAVSSGAVHSVVESGEMNPTTGAEHITTRGAETDSTPMGPSGCEWFPWHQGLGRSLSEGSNRGSILTELQRHNPSHSHNQPSCQMLQAAQHFQVSRHGSFCSEDSGCGPGACSLDTETLDLSSGHNLMSEGTTSLNGGEAKAHFLRLQRIVEELLVTEREYVRSLGYILDHYYPLLERPDVPQDLRGQRGRVFGNLEKLHDFHHHCFLKELEGCLQEPVHVGRCFLKHRESFHLYALYSKNKPQSDSLLIHHSHDFFQKKQREMGDNMDLSSYLLKPVQRISKYNLLLQDMLKECEALHGSERARIQAALEMVRFQLRHGNDLLAMDDIQDCDVNLKEQGQLICQDEFLVSFRKKKCFRHIFLFQDLILFSKTKKTAVGNDIYIYKQSFKTSDIGMTHNSGDSGLCFEIWFRRRKSQDTYILQAKSAEVKEVWTRDLGQILWEQAVRNRELRMQERVFMGMGSKPFMDIQPSEAAICDRAVKCTLTGRVLQEEVVLSRPNSISSGSSGSASDSNSSSSSGRGSLPPTGYLCSHAQEPESHQEISTGAVKEDDVEIESVNLLMDSSESSGESVSGFSGSDRSCQSVTGGEADDTSSISSSLCSKTHGKPLYFRERVSPVVSRRRPLTTPIPQALNSPQGSGKVQAMAPARKSTEV comes from the exons AACCCCGATTCACTGGACTCCTCAATCCAGGGGGCCCTTGCGGCCCTCTACCCACCCTTTGAGGCTACAGCACCTACTGTCCTCAGCCAACTCTTCCGTGTGATCGAGGAGCGTTACCGGGGCGATGCGCTCCAGTGCCTGTTGGACTTCCTCATCCCTGCCAAGCACATCCTGGAGAGTGTGCAGCAGGCAGCCTGT GCGACGTACTCTGACGTGCTGTTCCGCTGTGAGGGCTGGCCGCTGTGCTTGCGGGAGAAGGTGGTAATTCAGTTGGCCTCCATCAaccccctgctgctgcacccagGGGACTTCTACCTTCAGGTGGAGCCCTTCGCTGACCAGGCCGCCCGTATTGTTCTCAAGAGCCTGCTGGAGGAGTACCGGCAGATAGAGGAGATGCCCCTTCCTGAGACCTCCTATCCCTGCATCTTCACAGAAGAGTGGCTGAGGTGTATCAACGAGGGTCGCCATGGGACCCCGCTGCGCCGCTGTCTGCTCTCCACGGACCAGGGCATTGTGAAAGTACCATGGGCGCAGGTGGCCAAACCCGAATTTGTGGATAAACCCAAAGCTACAACATCCTCCCCTATGCCCCTGGAAAGCTCTACAAGCTACCCTCAGGGTCCCCACTGTCCTTCTGCATTCTCTGTAGAGACCCGGATCCTACCTGCGAAGGACGGCATTGCTGTGTCTCTGCGGCTAGTGGACAGCGGCTGCTCCCAGCTCATCAAGGTGAACCAGTGCAAACCAGCTGGCAAACCCGTAGGCTGGGTGGCCCCAAACACCTGGGACAGCCATAGTGACAGGGAACTTGAGGGTGACTATGTGGACTTGGTGGAGTTCACCAAGGAAAAAGAGGCTCTGGCCTTTGACAGAGGCCTGCCACTGCAGAAGCTCCCTGCCCTCCGACCTGTGAGGCCAGCCCCTCCAGTTCCCTGCCGGGACTCCACGCATCCATCTCCTCCGACCCAGTCCCAGGACCCAGAGCCTTGTGGGCACACACTCAGGTTCTCAAAGGAACCCTGCACGCCATGTTTGACGAGGCGGCTAGCTGAGAGCTGCAGGCTTAAGGAGCCCCGGTGCAGGTATCGGGAATCCTACTTAGAAGCCCTGCAGAACCCTGTTAGCTTTGAGAAAGGTGGGACACtggccatcctggaggagtccAGCACTAATGAAACCGATAGTGCATCTCCTGCCTCAGAGAGTGAGCCACCGCCTTACTGTCATGCCCTCCACTGCTGCCCAGAGCTTGTCGAGGACCAGGGACCCTGTCTGCCTGGAGTGGAGAATACCTCACCAGACCAGCAAAGCAGGAACAGTCATCCAGGGAGAGTCCTCTCGCACTCTTGCTCCTCCGTCTCCGAGACCTACAGAAAAAGCCCTGCAATGCAAGCACAGGCCAAGCGGAGTATCAGCGATGTCTGCCCAGAAATGATTCCTCGTGTTCATGTAATGCAGTGTAAAAAGGGTTCAGCTTTTGGACTGATGTCCCCAAAAACAGACAAACGGAGAAGCATCAAACAAG ATGTCACCCAGAGCAGCAAAGCTGAAACTCCATCCTCCTTGCCTGTTGTCAATGGACATCAGAAGAAGCTCCTGACAGCCCAGGCTGATAAAAGCTCAGAGTCCCTGGTCTTCAGTCCATCCTCCCAGCTCAGTCTATTTccagcaaacagcagcagcgctCTTCTTCACTTAGGAATTGCTTGTCTTCCAG GCAGCCGAGATCGGAATGGCAGAGCCGTAGTGGAGCTGTATGGAGACCACCAGGGTTGGAGATCTCCACTGGTCACCAGCCAGGAGCTGTGCAAGCTGCTGCTCTACTTCCACTCCATTCCAAG gAGGGAAGTGGGAGACCTTGGAATGACCCTGGTAACAGATGCCAGAAAGATGCCACCACCCCCAACATTCTACAAAGCCTTGCTTCTGATGCAA GAACAGGCCCTCAATGCAGTGCACTGTGTCCTCCTGCTGGTGGACAAAGAAATCAGCCCTCGGCCTGAGAAGCAACCTGGACTGCAG ATGGAAATCATGACATCGCTAAAAGCGTTGCACAAGGTGGTGGAAGGACATCAGCTGACGACGAATTTGGAAGGCACCTTTCCATACAGCCACGTAGACTGGCTGCAGCTGCACCAG AAACTGAATCCCTTCATGCTGGACCTACGAGATGCTGCCAGTTTACTCCAGAATGCTATCCAGAAATTTGAGGGAAACCAAAAGGTTGATACAGCAAAG GATGCACAGCAGCGCATACATGCACAGAAGACTCTGATGAAGGAGGTTCTGGAGGACACTCAACTGGTTGCTTTGCAGAGAGAAGGGGGAGCTATGTTGGCCAGGCTCAGGAGGGAGGAATCTCGATTCGCACATTCAGAGGACTACCG CGATTACATGGACGCAGTGAGCAGCCTGTACAATGTGGTGGAGGAACGGGTGCATATGCTGGTGAGGAGCTCCAACCAGTCTCTTCAGCATCTGGAGTTTCTACTCAAACTCAGGGAGCTGGAGGAAAAATTCAACAAG ATTCAGCAGTGGTTCAGTGCTGAGGGGGAGCGGCGCTTGCTAGAGGCTGAATCTGTGGAGGATTCCCTTGAGAGGGTGGAGCAGACCCTTCAAAGTTTCAACTCCTTCCTCATCCAGGCCACC GAGCAGAAGCACCAGGCCATGACTTTGGTGACAGAAGCTGAGGCAATCCAGGGGTCATCCTATGCAGAGACAGAGATATTTCGGACCATGGTGTACACATTCAAATCTGGACTCGCAGACTTCTTGTCACGAGCAGAACAATGccgtggtgagctggagaccATGGTTAACCTGTGTCGTTTCTGTGAGAAG GCCACTGAACTTGCCAAAGATTGTAGGGAGTACCTGGAGCAAATAAAATCCCACAGCCAACTAAATAAGGAAGATCTTGTCAATCTCAAGAAGTATCGTGAACAATTCAGTGAGTATTCGGTAGAGTTCTTCCAGGAGATCAAGGCACAAGCGTGTGCTCTGAAGGGCTCCAGGGGGATGCGGATCTGGAATGTGGCCTGGCTCCGATGCCAAGAAGTCCATCAGCTGCTAGAGGAAAGACTGCACAGTTCTGTAAAAGTTAAGCAGCCTCTTGAAATTCCAGCTGGACAAGAACCTAAAGACGGTCTGGAGTCTCCATTATCAGCACTTTCTACTTGTGTGATCACATCACCTCCCAAAGCTTCTCTGTGTGACTCGGACAGAAGTTCAGCAGAACCTGTTGAGGTTAGCATGACAGAAGAAGGGGTGACAGAACAAGCTGTAAGTAGTGGGGCAGTGCACAGTGTAGTGGAAAGCGGAGAAATGAATCCAACTACCGGAGCAGAACATATCACAACACGTGGAGCTGAGACTGACTCTACACCTATGGGTCCTAGTGGCTGTGAATGGTTTCCATGGCATCAAGGCTTGGGGAGGTCTTTGAGTGAAGGCTCCAACAGGGGCTCCATCCTCACTGAGCTGCAGCGTCACAACCCATCCCACAGTCACAACCAACCCTCCTGCCAAATGCTGCAGGCTGCCCAGCACTTCCAAGTCTCTCGTCACGGCAGCTTCTGCTCAGAGGACTCTGGCTGCGGACCAGGTGCCTGCAGCCTGGACACAGAGACCTTAGACTTGTCCTCCGGTCATAATCTGATGAGTGAGGGAACCACATCTTTGAACGGAGGAGAGGCAAAGGCCCACTTTCT GCGGTTACAGCGCATTGTGGAGGAGCTGCTGGTCACAGAGAGGGAATATGTACGCTCTCTGGGCTATATTCTGGATCATTACTACCCCCTTCTGGAGCGGCCCGACGTGCCCCAGGACTTAAGGGGTCAACGGGGAAGAGTCTTTGGCAACCTGGAGAAGTTGCATGACTTCCACCACCATTGCTTCCTTAAGGAGCTGGAGGGCTGCCTGCAGGAGCCCGTCCATGTGGGCCGCTGCTTCCTGAAACAC AGAGAAAGTTTCCATCTCTATGCACTCTACAGCAAGAACAAGCCACAGTCTGACTCGCTGCTCATTCACCACAGTCATGACTttttccag AAGAAACAAAGGGAGATGGGGGACAATATGGACCTGTCATCCTACCTGCTGAAGCCAGTGCAGCGGATCAGCAAGTACAACTTGTTGCTGCAGGACATGCTGAAGGAGTGTGAGGCACTGCATGGAAGCGAGAGGGCCAGGATCCAGGCGGCTTTAGAGATGGTTCGCTTCCAGCTACGCCACGGCAATGACCTCCTCGCCATGGATGACATCCAGGACTGTGAT GTGAACTTGAAGGAGCAGGGCCAGCTGATTTGTCAGGATGAGTTTCTGGTGTCCTTCAGAAAGAAGAAGTGCTTCCGCCACATCTTCCTCTTCCAAGATCTCATCCTGTTTAGCAAGACCAAGAAGACAGCTGTGGGGAATGACATCTACATCTACAAGCAGTCTTTCAAG ACTTCTGACATTGGCATGACGCACAATTCCGGGGACAGCGGGCTGTGCTTTGAGATCTGGTTCAGACGGAGGAAGTCACAGGACACCTACATCTTGCAAGCAAAAAGTGCAGAGGTGAAGGAGGTCTGGACCCGAGACCTAGGACAAATCCTATGGGAGCAGGCAGTGCGCAACAGAG AGCTCCGGATGCAGGAGAGAGTGTTCATGGGAATGGGGAGCAAGCCCTTCATGGACATCCAGCCAAGTGAAGCGGCTATCTGTGACAGGGCAGTCAAGTGTACTCTCACTGGAAGAG TGCTTCAAGAAGAGGTTGTTTTGTCCCGACCCAACTCCATCAGTTCAGGGAGCAGCGGATCGGCGTCTGACAGCAACTCGTCTTCCTCCTCAGGGCGAGGGTCCCTCCCACCCACAGGCTACCTCTGTAGCCACGCCCAAGAACCTGAGTCCCACCAGGAAATTTCTACAGGGGCTGTGAAAGAGGATGATGTGGAGATCGAGAGTGTTAACCTCCTTA TGGACAGCTCTGAGTCCTCAGGGGAGAGCGTCAGTGGGTTCAGTGGCTCTGACCGCAGCTGCCAGTCGGTGACCGGTGGAGAGGCAGACGACACATCCTCCATTTCCTCCTCTCTGTGCTCTAAGACCCATGGAAAGCCCCTGTATTTCCGGGAACGCGTCTCTCCCGTGGTTTCCCGAAGGAGACCCCTCACTACCCCAATACCACAAGCCCTGAATTCTCCACAAGGCTCTGGAAAG GTTCAAGCAATGGCTCCTGCGAGGAAATCAACAGAGGTGTGA